In Cellvibrio polysaccharolyticus, a genomic segment contains:
- the rfbB gene encoding dTDP-glucose 4,6-dehydratase encodes MKILVTGGAGFIGSALIRHIITNTNDSVVNVDKLTYAGNTESLSSIADSDRYAFEQVDICDRTALDKVFNAHQPDAVMHLAAESHVDRSIDSPAAFMETNIIGTYNLLEAARAWRDSLSEAQKSAFRFHHISTDEVYGDLEDDESLFTETTPYAPSSPYSASKASSDHLVRAWHRTYGLPVVITNCSNNYGPYHFPEKFIPHVILNALQGKPLPVYGSGNQIRDWLYVDDHARALYQVVTQGVVGETYNIGGHNEQRNIDVVHAVCNLLETHASDRKPAGVTHYRDLITHVTDRPGHDRRYAIDSSKMARELGWTPEETFETGLQKTLLWYLNNENWWQRVLNGSYQLERLGNH; translated from the coding sequence ATGAAAATCCTTGTTACCGGAGGAGCCGGCTTCATTGGCTCGGCGCTGATTCGCCACATCATTACCAACACCAACGATAGCGTGGTGAATGTGGATAAATTAACCTACGCAGGCAACACCGAATCGCTGTCCAGCATCGCTGACAGTGACCGCTACGCCTTTGAACAGGTCGATATTTGTGATCGCACCGCTCTGGATAAGGTTTTCAATGCACACCAACCGGATGCTGTCATGCATCTGGCAGCCGAAAGCCATGTCGACCGTTCTATCGACAGCCCGGCCGCCTTTATGGAAACCAATATTATTGGTACCTACAACCTGCTGGAAGCCGCCCGTGCCTGGCGCGACAGTCTGTCGGAAGCACAGAAAAGCGCTTTCCGTTTTCACCACATTTCTACTGACGAAGTGTACGGCGATCTCGAAGATGATGAATCGCTGTTTACCGAAACTACTCCTTATGCACCCAGCTCACCCTACTCTGCCAGCAAGGCAAGTTCGGATCACCTGGTGCGCGCATGGCATCGCACCTATGGCCTGCCGGTTGTGATTACCAATTGCTCGAACAACTACGGGCCTTATCATTTCCCGGAAAAATTTATTCCTCACGTCATTCTCAATGCCCTGCAAGGCAAACCCCTGCCGGTTTATGGCAGCGGCAATCAAATCAGAGATTGGTTGTACGTTGATGACCACGCCAGAGCGCTGTATCAGGTAGTCACTCAAGGTGTCGTGGGCGAAACCTACAATATTGGTGGGCACAACGAGCAGCGCAACATTGATGTGGTTCATGCGGTGTGCAACCTGCTGGAAACGCATGCCAGCGACCGCAAACCTGCGGGCGTTACGCATTACCGCGATTTGATTACCCATGTTACCGACCGCCCTGGCCACGACCGTCGCTACGCCATCGACAGCAGCAAAATGGCACGCGAACTTGGTTGGACCCCGGAAGAAACCTTCGAAACCGGCCTGCAAAAAACCCTGTTGTGGTACCTGAACAATGAAAACTGGTGGCAGCGGGTTTTGAATGGCAGTTATCAGCTGGAGAGACTGGGCAACCACTGA
- a CDS encoding glycosyltransferase produces the protein MSISLPNSAISVAVLLAAYNGRQWLAEQLESLFQQRAVSVTIFVSVDESSDGTAQWLSQLALTEPRLKLLVDNGRMGSAARNFFRLLRDVDITQYDYVAFADQDDIWLPTKLSRAVECLQKGYDGYSSDVTAFWPDGRKKLIKKSQPQQRWDFLFESPGPGCTFVMNASFVSQLQRCVQQNWTALQGFDYHDWFVYAFARANGFTWIIDEQPGILYRQHARNVVGANTGLGAFWSRARYVLRGGGFSQAILLTRLLGLNNEPFVRLWSARTRYGYLKLALHARQCRRHKREQLYFFLLCILSVLFPS, from the coding sequence ATGTCAATATCGCTGCCAAACTCTGCTATTTCTGTTGCTGTTTTGTTAGCGGCCTATAACGGCCGCCAATGGCTTGCCGAACAACTCGAATCCTTATTTCAGCAACGTGCAGTGTCGGTAACTATTTTTGTCAGTGTCGACGAGTCCAGTGATGGCACCGCCCAGTGGTTGTCGCAGTTGGCATTAACAGAGCCCCGGCTTAAGCTGCTTGTCGATAATGGTCGCATGGGCTCCGCTGCGCGAAATTTTTTTAGGCTGCTTCGCGATGTCGATATCACTCAATATGATTATGTGGCTTTTGCTGATCAGGATGATATCTGGCTGCCGACAAAATTAAGTCGTGCTGTTGAATGTTTGCAAAAAGGCTATGACGGATATTCCAGTGATGTAACTGCGTTCTGGCCGGATGGCCGCAAGAAATTGATTAAAAAATCCCAGCCACAACAACGATGGGATTTTTTATTTGAGTCACCAGGGCCAGGTTGTACCTTTGTTATGAACGCCAGCTTTGTCAGCCAGTTGCAGCGTTGTGTGCAGCAGAATTGGACCGCGTTGCAAGGCTTTGATTACCACGACTGGTTTGTTTATGCATTTGCCCGAGCTAACGGCTTTACCTGGATTATTGATGAGCAGCCCGGCATTTTATATCGGCAGCATGCCCGCAACGTGGTGGGCGCCAATACTGGCCTCGGGGCTTTTTGGTCGAGAGCGCGGTATGTACTGCGTGGTGGCGGTTTTTCACAAGCTATTTTGTTAACACGTTTGTTAGGTTTAAATAATGAGCCTTTTGTGCGCTTGTGGTCTGCAAGAACGCGTTATGGCTATTTAAAATTGGCACTGCATGCGAGGCAGTGTCGCCGCCACAAACGTGAGCAGCTGTACTTCTTTTTATTGTGTATTTTAAGTGTGTTGTTCCCGTCGTAA
- a CDS encoding DUF2789 domain-containing protein, which produces MDTSEVRMTNLFNQLGLDSSEQGIADFIANNPLPPEVYLSDAPFWNAAQRQLLDELLKADARWAVVVDQLNEALHEPH; this is translated from the coding sequence ATGGATACCAGCGAAGTACGTATGACCAATTTATTTAACCAGTTGGGGCTGGATTCCAGCGAACAGGGCATCGCTGATTTTATTGCCAATAACCCGCTGCCACCCGAGGTGTATTTGTCTGATGCCCCTTTCTGGAATGCCGCGCAACGCCAGCTGTTGGATGAATTATTGAAAGCAGATGCCCGCTGGGCGGTGGTGGTAGATCAATTGAATGAAGCGTTGCACGAACCGCATTAA
- the pip gene encoding prolyl aminopeptidase, with protein MQTLYPDIKPWQRHHIAVEPPHILYVDESGNPEGIPVLFIHGGPGGGCSGGDRSFFDPELYRIIIFDQRGSGRSTPHAALESNSTDKLVADIEVIREKLGIERWVIFGGSWGSTLGLVYAETWPERVLAMILRGIFLCRPQDLHWFYQDGASHVFPDYWQDFIDQIPENERGNLMAAYYRQLTGDNEIQQMAAAKAWSIWEGRCATLRPNPDVVESFADPHRALSLSRIEAHYFVNKAFLDDNQIIRNADRLAGIPGVIVHGRYDMVCPLDNAFALHQVWPDAELQIIRDAGHSSREPGIVDALVKATDMIAKKLLHKTDATA; from the coding sequence ATGCAAACCCTGTATCCGGATATCAAACCCTGGCAGCGGCATCACATCGCGGTGGAGCCACCGCATATTCTATATGTGGATGAATCGGGTAATCCCGAAGGCATCCCGGTGTTGTTTATTCACGGTGGCCCCGGCGGTGGATGCAGTGGCGGGGATCGAAGTTTTTTCGACCCGGAGCTTTACCGGATTATTATTTTTGATCAGCGTGGCTCCGGCCGCTCCACACCGCATGCGGCGCTGGAAAGTAACTCCACGGACAAGCTGGTTGCCGACATCGAAGTGATTCGTGAAAAACTGGGCATTGAGCGCTGGGTTATCTTTGGCGGCTCCTGGGGGTCAACCCTGGGGCTGGTTTATGCCGAAACCTGGCCGGAGCGGGTTCTGGCGATGATCCTGCGCGGCATTTTTCTCTGCCGCCCGCAAGATTTGCACTGGTTTTATCAGGACGGTGCCAGCCACGTATTCCCGGACTACTGGCAGGATTTTATTGACCAGATTCCGGAAAACGAGCGCGGCAACCTGATGGCGGCCTATTACCGGCAGCTCACCGGTGATAACGAAATCCAGCAAATGGCGGCTGCCAAAGCCTGGTCAATCTGGGAAGGGCGTTGCGCCACCTTGCGGCCCAACCCGGATGTGGTGGAATCCTTTGCCGATCCGCACCGTGCCTTGTCGTTATCGCGTATCGAAGCGCACTATTTTGTGAACAAAGCATTTCTTGATGATAACCAGATTATCCGCAACGCCGACCGGCTGGCCGGCATTCCCGGGGTGATTGTGCATGGCCGTTACGACATGGTTTGCCCGCTGGATAACGCCTTTGCTTTGCATCAGGTATGGCCGGACGCCGAATTGCAAATAATCCGCGACGCCGGACACAGCTCCCGCGAGCCTGGCATTGTGGATGCACTGGTAAAAGCCACCGACATGATCGCAAAAAAACTCCTGCACAAAACTGACGCCACCGCTTGA
- the dtd gene encoding D-aminoacyl-tRNA deacylase: MLGLIQRVSRASVTVEEKEVGRIDQGILLLLGIEKNDSQAAADKLLDKLLGYRIFADEQGKMNCNVQQIGGGILVVSQFTLAADTRKGTRPGFSTAAPPALAEELYDYFVSRLRERHSPVATGIFAANMQVSLINDGPVTFMLQAD; the protein is encoded by the coding sequence ATGTTGGGTTTGATTCAGCGCGTCAGTCGCGCTTCGGTAACCGTAGAAGAAAAGGAAGTGGGCAGGATTGATCAGGGCATTTTGTTGCTGCTGGGAATAGAAAAAAACGATAGCCAGGCGGCGGCTGACAAGCTGTTGGACAAGTTGCTTGGCTATCGAATTTTTGCGGATGAGCAGGGCAAGATGAACTGCAATGTTCAGCAAATCGGCGGCGGTATTCTGGTGGTTTCCCAATTTACCCTGGCTGCTGACACGCGCAAAGGTACGCGTCCCGGTTTTTCTACCGCAGCACCTCCGGCGCTGGCAGAAGAACTTTACGACTATTTTGTCAGCCGTTTGCGCGAGCGCCACAGCCCGGTGGCGACGGGTATTTTTGCGGCCAATATGCAAGTCAGTCTGATTAACGATGGACCGGTAACTTTTATGTTGCAGGCCGACTAA
- a CDS encoding DNA-3-methyladenine glycosylase I — MTTATACPWCGDDPLYRHYHDTEWGVPEYDRRALFECLMLEGAQAGLSWITVLRKRDNYREAFHGFDPVKMAKYDDRYREKLMGNAGIIRHRLKVESATRNAVALLKMEKEGEDFSNFLWQFVGGKPQVNRFSAMQQVPGRTDTSDAMSKALKKKGFTFVGTTICYAFMQATGMVNDHLISCPRHKAVQRKPV; from the coding sequence ATGACCACCGCCACAGCCTGCCCATGGTGCGGGGATGACCCGCTGTACCGCCATTATCACGATACCGAATGGGGTGTACCGGAATACGACCGACGGGCACTGTTCGAATGCCTGATGCTGGAAGGCGCCCAGGCCGGTCTTTCGTGGATTACCGTGTTGCGCAAGCGCGACAATTACCGCGAGGCGTTTCACGGTTTTGATCCGGTAAAAATGGCGAAATACGATGATCGCTACCGGGAAAAACTGATGGGCAATGCCGGTATTATTCGTCACCGGTTAAAAGTTGAAAGCGCCACGCGCAATGCGGTGGCGTTATTGAAAATGGAAAAAGAAGGAGAGGATTTCTCAAACTTTCTCTGGCAATTTGTCGGTGGCAAACCCCAGGTCAATCGCTTCAGTGCCATGCAACAGGTGCCCGGCCGCACCGACACTTCAGATGCGATGAGCAAGGCGCTGAAGAAAAAAGGATTTACCTTTGTCGGTACCACCATTTGCTACGCCTTTATGCAGGCCACCGGCATGGTGAATGATCACCTCATCAGCTGCCCCCGTCACAAGGCTGTACAGCGTAAACCGGTTTGA
- a CDS encoding NAD-dependent epimerase/dehydratase family protein: MKILITGATGFIGKALTEYLFQQGEQQLILSSREDFASGVPEIHKVVTGSIDANTQWQPALEKTNIVIHTAGIAHQKNIPADEYHLTHVIATKHLALQAIKAGVKQFIYLSSIGVHGRTSHSGSFSESSPYQPGNDYATSKLRTEEMLKEVCKNSSMQLTIVRPPLVYAAHAPGNFGRLLYSTYQGMPLPVAGINNKRGIIALENLLDFIKSCIDNPNAMNQTFLVADTDAHLSTQTIIEHLANGMKKPARTLNIPTRLLNIVANLTGQKEKYIQLCGNLSIDTSKAQRLLGWQAPFSTGDMLIKAGRNYPASNH; this comes from the coding sequence ATGAAAATATTGATTACCGGCGCTACCGGCTTTATAGGCAAAGCACTTACCGAATACCTGTTTCAACAGGGTGAGCAGCAATTGATTCTGTCATCCCGTGAAGACTTTGCCAGCGGCGTACCGGAAATACATAAAGTGGTCACTGGCAGCATTGACGCTAACACCCAGTGGCAACCCGCGCTTGAAAAGACCAATATTGTTATTCATACCGCAGGAATAGCTCACCAGAAAAATATTCCGGCCGATGAATACCATTTGACGCATGTTATTGCGACAAAACATCTCGCGTTGCAAGCGATTAAAGCAGGCGTTAAACAATTTATTTATTTAAGCAGTATTGGCGTTCACGGCAGAACAAGTCACTCCGGAAGCTTTTCAGAAAGCAGCCCTTACCAGCCAGGGAATGATTACGCCACCAGCAAGTTGCGCACAGAAGAAATGCTTAAAGAAGTCTGCAAGAACTCAAGCATGCAACTCACCATTGTTCGCCCACCGCTGGTTTATGCCGCGCATGCACCAGGAAATTTTGGTCGACTGCTTTATTCCACCTATCAAGGAATGCCTTTACCGGTAGCCGGCATCAATAACAAACGCGGTATCATTGCGCTCGAAAACCTATTGGATTTTATAAAGTCTTGTATTGATAATCCCAACGCCATGAATCAAACATTTCTGGTTGCTGATACAGACGCACACTTATCAACGCAAACCATCATAGAGCACCTGGCCAACGGCATGAAAAAGCCGGCAAGAACCTTGAATATACCTACCCGGCTGCTCAATATTGTGGCGAATTTAACGGGACAAAAAGAAAAATATATTCAGCTGTGTGGCAACCTTTCGATTGATACCAGCAAAGCGCAAAGGCTATTGGGCTGGCAAGCGCCTTTTAGCACCGGCGACATGTTGATCAAAGCAGGCCGTAACTACCCGGCGAGCAACCACTGA
- a CDS encoding PQQ-dependent sugar dehydrogenase → MLASLCRPRSWVIGLTLSCSALTAFSDPVKITSGEVPFQVTTYAEGLQNPWGMAFLPDQRILVTERVGSMRIVGTDGKPGEPLKGLPEIFVRGQGGLLDVVVAPDFAESKRIYFSYSQPDPKGKGNSTAVAHAVLGENEITDVTPIFVQQPKVNSNAHFGSRLVFNPDGTLFVTLGDRYSRMTDAQTLDNHHGKVVRIKADGGAPEDNPYVKTNGALAEIWSIGHRNVQGAALNPVTGALWTGEHGPQGGDEINIDEAGKNYGWPIITYGENYGGGKIGIGTHKEGMEQPVHKWVPSLATAGMTFYTGKAFPEWKNNLFIASLASQTLVRLVIEDDKVVKEERLLKEDIGQRLRHVVQGPDGLLYLLTDEGKGRILKLEPVSETASEES, encoded by the coding sequence ATGCTTGCATCGCTTTGCCGCCCGCGCTCGTGGGTTATCGGCCTTACCCTTTCCTGTAGCGCGCTTACCGCTTTCAGCGATCCCGTAAAAATTACCAGTGGCGAAGTACCTTTTCAGGTAACCACCTACGCCGAAGGTTTGCAAAATCCCTGGGGTATGGCATTTCTGCCTGACCAACGTATTCTGGTTACCGAGCGCGTGGGTAGCATGCGTATCGTCGGCACCGACGGCAAACCGGGCGAGCCACTGAAAGGCTTGCCGGAAATTTTTGTTCGTGGTCAGGGCGGCTTGCTGGATGTGGTGGTAGCGCCGGACTTTGCCGAGAGCAAGCGCATTTATTTCAGCTATTCCCAGCCGGACCCCAAAGGTAAAGGCAATAGCACTGCCGTCGCTCATGCGGTACTGGGCGAAAATGAAATCACTGACGTTACCCCGATTTTTGTCCAGCAGCCCAAAGTTAACTCCAATGCTCACTTCGGCTCCCGTCTGGTGTTCAACCCGGATGGCACCTTGTTTGTTACGCTGGGCGATCGCTACTCGCGCATGACCGATGCGCAAACCCTGGATAACCACCACGGTAAGGTCGTGCGCATCAAGGCTGATGGCGGCGCACCGGAAGATAACCCCTATGTAAAAACCAATGGCGCACTGGCAGAAATCTGGTCTATTGGCCACCGCAACGTACAGGGTGCAGCATTGAATCCGGTAACCGGTGCGCTATGGACCGGCGAGCATGGCCCGCAGGGCGGTGATGAAATCAATATCGATGAAGCCGGTAAAAACTATGGCTGGCCGATCATCACCTACGGTGAAAACTACGGTGGCGGGAAAATTGGTATTGGCACCCACAAAGAAGGCATGGAGCAACCGGTTCATAAATGGGTACCGTCACTGGCCACCGCGGGTATGACGTTTTACACCGGCAAGGCCTTTCCGGAATGGAAAAACAACCTGTTTATTGCCAGTCTCGCCAGCCAAACACTGGTGCGTCTGGTTATTGAAGACGATAAGGTCGTGAAAGAAGAGCGTCTGCTGAAAGAGGATATTGGCCAGCGCTTGCGCCACGTTGTGCAAGGGCCCGATGGCTTGCTGTATTTGCTGACCGATGAGGGCAAGGGTCGAATTCTCAAACTGGAGCCTGTGAGCGAAACTGCATCAGAAGAATCCTGA
- a CDS encoding helix-turn-helix transcriptional regulator, with the protein MQRAERLFQLMNLLRNRRTVMTARQMSEHLQVSERTVYRDIQALSLSGVPVEGEAGVGYRLQRHYQLPPLMFDRQEVEALLLGARMVSGWGDEQMARSAKNAIQKILAIVPDHLRHSDENLPLLVPSYDDYQKIYTAHSEKIREAIRLRRLVRIDYVRADNEFSCRHIEPLGLIFWGKVWTLVAWCQLRDDYRVFRLDRIRSLAISETGFDVKDTKNLKHYLDLMAAQYGQQVATNEKAQQANCEQFHPDEP; encoded by the coding sequence ATGCAGCGTGCCGAGCGCCTGTTTCAACTCATGAACCTGCTACGCAACCGTCGCACGGTGATGACTGCGCGTCAAATGAGCGAGCATTTGCAGGTGTCCGAGCGCACCGTGTACCGCGATATTCAGGCGTTGAGCCTTTCAGGGGTGCCGGTAGAAGGCGAAGCCGGGGTCGGTTATCGCTTGCAGCGACATTACCAGTTGCCGCCGCTGATGTTTGATCGGCAGGAGGTGGAGGCGCTATTACTGGGCGCGCGCATGGTCAGCGGTTGGGGCGATGAGCAAATGGCACGCAGTGCCAAAAATGCTATCCAGAAAATTCTTGCTATTGTCCCGGATCATTTACGCCACAGCGATGAGAACCTGCCGCTGCTGGTGCCGTCTTACGATGATTATCAGAAAATTTATACCGCTCACAGCGAAAAAATTCGCGAGGCCATTCGCCTGCGTCGGCTGGTGCGGATTGATTATGTGCGTGCCGACAATGAATTTTCCTGCCGCCACATTGAACCGCTGGGGCTGATTTTCTGGGGCAAGGTGTGGACGCTGGTCGCCTGGTGCCAGCTTCGCGACGATTACCGGGTGTTTCGCCTTGACCGCATCCGCTCACTGGCCATCAGCGAAACCGGTTTCGACGTGAAGGACACTAAAAACCTGAAACATTACCTGGATTTGATGGCAGCACAATACGGCCAGCAAGTAGCCACGAACGAAAAAGCGCAACAGGCCAATTGTGAACAATTCCATCCTGACGAACCCTGA
- a CDS encoding RNA polymerase sigma factor, which yields MSFSVTEQLLVPDVQAASLGDINAFERLIKRCQCSINSIALSIVKDLDASEDITQQVFIAIWQQLPALQNPASFLPWARQITRQRAFSYLRDNRVKQRLNSEDAERLLAEFSTHEMPCETLEKTQQNTIAAYFIEQLPPDSREIVVLYYREEQNSRQVAELLGLSEANVRKKLQRVRELLKEQMLEKYGKLILGTAPGLSLSTAICTALVTTSPPVAAASATIASQISGIPQLALLLGGAMLGALAGVIGVLLGMQQPIRLASSEEQKQQLLRLRNRSVLWVIASGFLLAAAYEFTSSGWAPICVFTIFIGGMLWLSRRVWRILAPELKAGERSVYRKQLFWGIAGSVLGYGAGFAGLIMGLINSGRL from the coding sequence ATGAGCTTTTCTGTAACGGAGCAACTGCTGGTGCCGGATGTTCAGGCCGCTTCACTGGGCGACATCAATGCATTTGAACGTTTGATCAAACGTTGTCAGTGCAGTATTAACAGTATTGCGCTATCCATCGTCAAAGACCTGGATGCCAGCGAAGATATTACCCAGCAGGTATTTATAGCTATCTGGCAGCAACTTCCGGCTTTACAGAATCCAGCCAGCTTCCTGCCATGGGCTCGTCAGATAACCCGTCAGCGCGCTTTCAGTTACCTGCGGGATAATCGGGTAAAGCAACGCCTTAATAGCGAGGATGCAGAGCGTCTGCTGGCAGAATTCAGCACCCATGAAATGCCTTGTGAAACTCTGGAGAAAACCCAACAAAATACCATCGCGGCTTATTTTATTGAGCAACTGCCGCCTGATAGCCGGGAGATCGTAGTGTTGTATTACCGGGAGGAACAAAACAGTCGGCAAGTCGCGGAGCTGCTTGGGTTAAGCGAAGCCAACGTACGAAAAAAACTGCAGCGTGTCCGTGAATTACTTAAAGAACAGATGCTGGAAAAATATGGAAAACTCATTCTCGGTACTGCGCCGGGTCTGAGCTTAAGTACCGCGATTTGCACTGCACTGGTAACCACCAGCCCGCCAGTGGCAGCGGCCAGCGCGACAATTGCCAGCCAGATATCAGGTATTCCCCAGCTGGCTTTGTTGCTCGGTGGCGCCATGTTGGGAGCGCTGGCTGGTGTAATTGGTGTTTTGCTCGGCATGCAGCAGCCCATCAGACTGGCCTCATCCGAAGAGCAAAAGCAACAATTGCTGCGCTTGAGGAATCGCAGCGTTTTATGGGTAATTGCCAGTGGTTTTTTATTAGCAGCGGCCTATGAATTTACCTCGAGTGGCTGGGCGCCCATTTGCGTCTTCACTATTTTTATTGGCGGTATGTTGTGGCTGAGTCGTCGGGTGTGGAGAATTCTGGCTCCGGAATTAAAAGCCGGAGAGCGAAGCGTTTACCGCAAACAGTTATTCTGGGGTATCGCCGGTTCAGTTTTGGGATATGGTGCTGGTTTTGCCGGGCTGATTATGGGGCTAATCAACAGTGGCCGACTCTAG
- the ubiB gene encoding ubiquinone biosynthesis regulatory protein kinase UbiB produces MTVLFRLITIFRVFARYRLDQLLPNQPRSWRARLALLPFKLFPTPKMNAGERLRRSCEDLGPVFVKFGQLLSTRPDLVPGDIVLELNHLQDNVAPFDKHLFKALVEKALEAPVETLFASFEEDPLASASIAQVHGAVLKNGQPVVIKIIRPGIEKTIADDMQLLALVARLVEKHTQDGRRLRPVEIVRDYRNTIFDELDLQREASNASQLRRNFATSTSLYIPEIFWDYCRKNILVMERIYGIPVTDIAALEAQQTNMKRLAERGVEIFFTQVFEHNFFHADMHPGNIFVSREHPQLPQYIAVDMAIVGSLTREDQYYLARNLLAMFRRDYLQVAELHIQSGWVPADTHIGELESAIRSVCEPIFEKPLRDISFGHVLLNLFQTARRFNMEVQPQLILLQKTLLNIEGMGRQLYPDLNLWETAHPYLERWIEKRFHPMTLWKELQRYAPEWLEKFPQVPHMVFDSLQQSRELGGVIPELQRLREQLDDNQRNQQRQSRRNVIALLAFSGAAILAWPGLHGTLAPWVGNLSWSELPGSVYLLLGIGAGALLLRK; encoded by the coding sequence GTGACCGTATTGTTTCGACTCATTACCATTTTTCGCGTGTTTGCACGCTACCGTCTCGATCAGCTGCTGCCAAACCAGCCGCGTTCCTGGCGAGCCCGTCTGGCGTTATTGCCCTTCAAATTATTCCCTACGCCAAAGATGAATGCCGGCGAGCGCCTGCGTCGCAGCTGTGAAGACCTCGGGCCGGTGTTTGTAAAATTTGGCCAGCTGCTTTCCACCCGCCCGGATCTGGTGCCCGGCGATATTGTTCTCGAACTGAATCACCTGCAAGACAACGTCGCCCCCTTTGACAAGCACCTGTTCAAAGCACTGGTAGAAAAAGCGCTGGAAGCCCCGGTAGAAACCCTGTTCGCCAGCTTTGAAGAAGACCCGCTGGCCTCCGCGTCTATTGCCCAGGTGCACGGCGCGGTATTGAAAAACGGCCAGCCGGTGGTCATTAAAATTATTCGCCCCGGCATTGAAAAAACCATCGCCGACGATATGCAGCTGCTGGCACTGGTTGCCCGCCTGGTAGAAAAGCACACCCAGGACGGCCGCCGCCTGCGCCCGGTAGAGATTGTGCGCGATTACCGCAATACCATATTTGATGAGCTGGACCTCCAGCGCGAAGCCTCCAATGCCTCGCAACTACGCCGCAACTTTGCCACCTCCACGTCGTTGTATATTCCGGAAATATTCTGGGATTACTGCCGCAAAAACATTCTGGTGATGGAACGCATTTACGGCATTCCGGTAACCGATATTGCCGCCCTCGAAGCGCAGCAAACCAATATGAAACGCCTGGCCGAACGCGGTGTGGAAATTTTCTTCACCCAGGTGTTCGAGCACAATTTTTTCCACGCCGATATGCACCCCGGCAATATTTTCGTCTCCCGTGAGCACCCGCAGCTGCCGCAATACATCGCGGTGGATATGGCCATCGTCGGATCACTCACCCGGGAAGATCAGTATTATCTGGCACGCAACCTGCTCGCCATGTTCCGCCGCGATTATTTACAAGTGGCCGAGCTGCATATCCAAAGCGGCTGGGTACCCGCCGACACGCATATTGGCGAGCTGGAATCTGCCATTCGCAGCGTTTGCGAACCGATTTTTGAAAAGCCGCTGCGCGATATTTCCTTCGGGCATGTGCTGTTAAATCTGTTCCAGACCGCTCGCCGTTTTAATATGGAAGTGCAGCCGCAACTGATTTTGCTGCAAAAAACCTTGTTAAATATTGAAGGCATGGGGCGTCAGCTGTATCCGGATTTGAACCTGTGGGAAACCGCTCACCCCTACCTTGAACGCTGGATTGAAAAGCGCTTCCACCCGATGACCTTGTGGAAAGAATTGCAACGCTACGCACCCGAATGGCTGGAGAAATTTCCGCAGGTGCCGCATATGGTGTTTGATTCGCTGCAACAAAGCCGCGAGCTCGGCGGGGTAATCCCGGAGCTGCAACGCTTGCGTGAACAGCTGGACGACAATCAGCGCAATCAGCAGCGGCAGTCACGACGCAATGTTATCGCCCTGCTGGCATTTTCCGGTGCAGCTATTCTCGCCTGGCCCGGCTTGCACGGCACGCTTGCCCCCTGGGTTGGCAATTTATCCTGGAGCGAATTGCCGGGCAGCGTTTACTTGTTACTGGGCATCGGAGCGGGTGCATTGTTGTTACGGAAATAA